A section of the Pseudomonas prosekii genome encodes:
- a CDS encoding PepSY domain-containing protein: protein MKLFSFSRTALVLLTFCSVVVARDLDQDEALRLRQQGVILPLEQLLQQALDRYPGSKLLEAELEEKHDVYIYEVELLTTEGVVRELDIKAATGELLKDKED from the coding sequence GCACGGCGTTGGTGCTGCTGACGTTTTGCTCGGTGGTCGTGGCGCGCGACCTGGACCAGGACGAAGCCTTGCGCTTGCGCCAGCAGGGCGTGATCCTGCCGCTCGAGCAATTGCTGCAGCAAGCGCTGGACCGTTATCCGGGCTCGAAACTGCTCGAAGCCGAGCTGGAAGAAAAGCACGACGTGTACATTTATGAAGTCGAGTTGCTGACCACCGAAGGCGTAGTCCGCGAGCTGGACATCAAGGCTGCCACTGGCGAACTACTGAAAGACAAGGAAGATTGA
- a CDS encoding response regulator transcription factor — MRLLLVEDHVALADELMAGLNRQGYAVDWLADGRDAVYQGSSEPYDLIILDLGLPGVPGLDVLTQWRAGGLATPVLILTARGSWAERIEGLKAGADDYLTKPFHPEELHLRVQALLRRSHGQANQPTLKAAGLHLDEGRQCVTRDGADIQLTAAEFRLLRYFMLHPEQILSKSHLAEHLYDGETERDSNVLEVHVNHLRRKLGRSVIETRRGQGYLFGGQAQ, encoded by the coding sequence ATGCGCTTGCTTCTGGTGGAAGATCACGTGGCCCTGGCCGACGAATTGATGGCCGGCCTCAACCGCCAGGGTTACGCCGTGGACTGGCTGGCTGATGGCCGCGACGCGGTGTATCAGGGCAGCAGCGAGCCTTACGACCTGATCATCCTCGACCTCGGCTTGCCCGGTGTGCCGGGCCTCGACGTGTTGACGCAGTGGCGCGCCGGCGGGTTGGCGACGCCGGTGCTGATCCTCACCGCGCGCGGTTCGTGGGCCGAGCGTATCGAAGGCCTCAAGGCTGGCGCCGATGATTACCTGACCAAACCGTTTCATCCCGAAGAGTTGCACCTGCGCGTCCAGGCCTTGTTGCGCCGCTCCCACGGCCAGGCCAATCAGCCAACGCTGAAGGCTGCCGGATTGCACCTGGACGAGGGCCGCCAGTGCGTGACCCGCGACGGCGCCGACATCCAACTCACCGCCGCCGAGTTTCGCCTGCTGCGCTACTTCATGCTGCATCCCGAACAAATCCTCTCGAAAAGCCACCTCGCCGAACACCTGTACGATGGCGAAACCGAGCGCGATTCCAACGTGCTCGAAGTCCACGTCAACCACTTGCGGCGCAAGCTCGGGCGCAGCGTGATCGAAACCCGTCGCGGCCAGGGTTACCTGTTCGGCGGGCAAGCGCAGTGA